AATCTGGTCTTCCAGCGTGTGAGCGTATTCTATGGTCTGGCCTGAATCGATGTAATCCTGAACTTCATCTTCAGGCAGATAATCCAACGTGGAAGAAGGAATGGAGTGCTTCACGTCAAGAATCCCTTTTCTCTCTTGGTTATCATCAAAAATCCATAATAAAGGATTCGTAAAGCCGGCAATGAATATACCCTTATCCTTCAATACTCTTGATACCTCGCGCCATACAACATGAACATCTTTTACAAACAAGTTAGACACAGGGTTAATGACCATATCAAAACGTTCATCTTCAAAATCACGAAGGTCCGACATATCCCCCTGCACAGTTTTTAAAGTCAATCCCTCTCGCTTGGCTACCTTTTCATCTTGTTCCAACTGCTTTTTGGATAGATCCATAACCGTTACATCTGCTCCTGCTGCAGCCAGGACCGGTGCCTGCTGACCTCCTCCTGAAGCTAAACAGAGAATTTTTAACCCTGCCACTGAATCTGGAAACCAGTTTCTTGGCACCGATTTTTCTGTGGTGACTGTAATTTTCCAATCCCCTGCTTTACTTTTTTCAATCACATCACGGCTTACAGATTGGGTGTATCTCGAACCTTCCTCCACCTTATTATCCCAGGCATGACTGTTTTGTTTTGTTGTATCCATCGTATTTCCTCCTTACACGTGAGCTGGAAAAATATGTGCTTACTAGTTACCGTTGGCAAAGCATTTATTCTACGTATCTGCCTTTTCTTCTTCATTGCTAGCTTCATCAGCATCCACGGTTACCAGCGCTTTTTTAACTCGATTATCGGCTATCTTCACGACTTCAAAAGTTAGATGTTTATAATCAATCACTGGCCGTTCCTGTTCTGACGGGATGTACCCTAACTCGTGAAGTAGAAATCCGCTGAGCGTATCCAGCTCTTCCGTAGGGAATTGAACGTTCAATACTTCTTCCAATTCCCAGAGACGGGCCATGCCGTGGATTTCATACTGATAAGGAGATAGTTGTTTGATTTCCTGTTCTTCATAAGATCCTGCTTCGATATTTTCACTATAGATTTCCCCGACGATTTCTTCGATGACGTCTTCAATCGTAACCAGTCCTTCCGTGCCGCCGAATTCATCAAGGACGATCGCAATATGAACATTGTTCCTTTGCATGGATGTGAATAGGACATCTATGGTCTGGGACTCCAGAACGAAGTATGGTTTCCGGATGACCTCGAGCAGATCGAAATCTTTATCCTGCCTTAAAAATTGAAAGAGATCTTTTGCATGAAGCACGCCAATAATATTATCGCGGTCTTCTTCATATACCGGAAATCGGGTAAAACGCTCTTTGTTGACCACTTCCAGGACTTGATCGAGATTCGCGTCGATTGGGATCACGCACATATCGGTTCGGTGCGTGATAATATCAGAAGCAAGCTTGTCATTGAATTCAAAGATGTTATTAATCATCACCTTTTCATCTTTGTTGATAGTCCCACGCTCCCTGCCGATATCGACCATCATACGGATATCTTCTTCGGTAGCTTCCTCATTCTGCGCATGGGGGTCCACGCCAAATAAACGTACGACTGTATTCGTAGAAAAGGTAAGAATTTTAACAATGGGGGATGTTATTTTTGCCATTATAGAAATCGGAGCAGCCGCAAAGTTAGAGATGACTTCCGCACGCTGCAATGCCAACTGCTTCGGGACAAGCTCCCCAAACACCAGAGTAAAATACGACAGGATGACAGTAATGACAACGACCGAAATTGTATTTAGTATTTCAATCGAAATCGGGACTCCCATGTTATGCAAGGCTTGTGCCAATGGATCAGCAAAGAAATCGGCCGCAAACGCACTTGATAGAAAACCTGCGAGCGTAATGCCAATTTGAATCGTACTTAAGAATAAGCTCGGCTTCGAAATAAGATTATGTAACGTTTGGGCTTTGCGGTCGCCATTGTCAGCCATACGCTTCACTTTATTATCATTTAAATTGACCAGTGCAAGCTCGGAAGCCGCAAAGAAAGCATTTACTAGAATTAAAACAATAAGGGTGATAATTGCTGTAGTCAACGAACCATCCTCCAAAGTCCTGCACATTTTGTATTCAGTATAGATGGTAGCTGAAATGGATGCAATTCGATTATTGGAATAATGAGGATTTACTTCCTTTAGCACCTATACGCTTTGTTTTAAAAAAGCCCTCCCAAGTACATTTAACTTAAGGAGGGCTTTTCATTCGTTTTCAGTGGGAATGTAAGCAGATATTAATTGGTTGGTAGGTGAACGGCAACTTTTTTAATCTGATAATGATCTGTTTCAAGTATCGTCCAGTGATATCCTTCCTTTTCTAATTTCCCATGGGGCTGAATATCCACCAGATGCATTTGCAGCCAGCCCCCTATCGTATCAATTTGTTCTTTTTCTTGAAATAAAACACCTAATGCGTTTTCTATTTCCGAAAGCAGCGTTTTACCATTGAAGTGGTAAAGTCGATCTTCTACTTTGTTGATATCTCTCGTTTCACTTGAGTCGAATTCATCACGAATTTCTCCTACGATTTCTTCCAGGATATCTTCCATCGTTACCATTCCAGCACTGCCCCCATATTCATCCACGAGCAAGGTGACATGAACTTGTTCTTTCTTCATGTTCATGAGCACTTGCTGAACGGGTGTACTTTCAAGCATGAAAGGTACGGGCTGAATATACTCTTCAAGAGAAATATGCTCTCCGCTTCCATAATCCAACAATAACTTTTTTACGTTTACAAATCCGATAATCTTATCTTTATCTCCGTCTTCTGTTACGGGGTATCGTGTATGTTTATATGTTTTAACAATATTCATGATTTCTTCATGTGTCATATCTTTCGTTAAAGTAACCATTTCGG
The Halobacillus halophilus DSM 2266 DNA segment above includes these coding regions:
- a CDS encoding hemolysin family protein; the protein is MTTAIITLIVLILVNAFFAASELALVNLNDNKVKRMADNGDRKAQTLHNLISKPSLFLSTIQIGITLAGFLSSAFAADFFADPLAQALHNMGVPISIEILNTISVVVITVILSYFTLVFGELVPKQLALQRAEVISNFAAAPISIMAKITSPIVKILTFSTNTVVRLFGVDPHAQNEEATEEDIRMMVDIGRERGTINKDEKVMINNIFEFNDKLASDIITHRTDMCVIPIDANLDQVLEVVNKERFTRFPVYEEDRDNIIGVLHAKDLFQFLRQDKDFDLLEVIRKPYFVLESQTIDVLFTSMQRNNVHIAIVLDEFGGTEGLVTIEDVIEEIVGEIYSENIEAGSYEEQEIKQLSPYQYEIHGMARLWELEEVLNVQFPTEELDTLSGFLLHELGYIPSEQERPVIDYKHLTFEVVKIADNRVKKALVTVDADEASNEEEKADT
- a CDS encoding class I SAM-dependent methyltransferase, yielding MDTTKQNSHAWDNKVEEGSRYTQSVSRDVIEKSKAGDWKITVTTEKSVPRNWFPDSVAGLKILCLASGGGQQAPVLAAAGADVTVMDLSKKQLEQDEKVAKREGLTLKTVQGDMSDLRDFEDERFDMVINPVSNLFVKDVHVVWREVSRVLKDKGIFIAGFTNPLLWIFDDNQERKGILDVKHSIPSSTLDYLPEDEVQDYIDSGQTIEYAHTLEDQIQGQMEAGFVLTGFYEDDFGGARIVDQHIKTFMATRAIKMNVESL